The genome window ATCGCCTCGGTCGACAGCAATGATGACAGCTTCGGATGGGAAATCCCGCGCCTGCGCCGCAGCCTCGCCGTGCCGCTGGTCGACCTCGGGTTCCGCCCGTTCCGCCCCGGCCCGGACTGGCTTTCGAAGGCCCGCGCCCGCATCGAGGAGGCCCTGCAATGAGCTGTGCCCGAGACGCCACCGGCTATCAACGCGACTGGCTCAAGGGTCTGCGCGGCAAGATCACCGCAGGCGAGCCCTTCGCCTTCGTGAATGCCGACACGCCTCATGAGCTGTTTCACTTCATGGACGTGCCGATGGTGACAAACCAGTGGTGGTCCGCGGTGATATCGGCCAAGCAGCAGGCGCCGTATTACTTTGATTTCATGGAGGAAGAGGGCTTTCACGCCCATCTGCCGCGCTACTCCTCCCTTGGCCTCATGGCGCAGATCGAGGGTGACACGTCGCGTCAGCCATGGGGTGGATTGCCCGCGCCTGCGCTTCTCTGCGCACGGGCATCGTCTGATGAGCACCCCCGCATCTTTCAACGCTGGGCCGAAGAAACCGGCGCCCCGCTGCACCTGATCTCGGCCCCCGCCGTGCCGGACCCTGCGCCCGACTGGTGGTCCCTGGCGCGAGACGATTGGGAGGGCTTCTACGGCACCGCCCGGCTGGATCTCGTGGTGTCGGAAATGCGAGAGCTGATCGTGGCGCTGGAGCAGCTCACAGGCCGGCGCTTTGATGAGGCTGGTTTCGCCCGCTACATGGAAGCCATTGACCGGCAGGAGAAAATTCTGGAGGAGGTCAGCGAGATGATCGCAGGCGCGCCGCGCGTGCCCATGGGGATCGGCGAGCAGATGCCCAACGTGATGATCCCGCAGTGGCATCGCGGCACCGACTGGGCGCTCTCTCATGCGGGTGCCTTCAAAAGCGAGGTTGCAGGCCGGATCGAGCGCGGCGAAGGGCCCTGTGAAAACGAGCGCATCCGCATGATGTGGATCGGCGCAGGCCTCTGGTTCGACACGGATTTCTACCGGGCCTTCGAAGAGAGCCACGGGGCGGTGTTCGCTTGGTCGATGTATCTTCCCTTCGCCGCCGATGGCTACATTCGTGCCAGCCACGGCGACCCGCTCAGGGCGCTCGCGGCCCGCGTCAGCGCGATGAACGAACAGCTCCATCAGCCGCCCTGGGTCAATGCCTGGATGGTCCGCGAAGCCAAGCGTGCCCGCATCGACGTGGCGCTGATGCTGATCCCCGAGCACGACCGCTTTTCCGGCTACGGCTCGCTCTTTGCGAAGAAGGCGCTGGAAGAAGCAGGCGTGAAGGTCGTCGAGATCTGGTCCGACATGGTGGACCCGCGCAAATGGAACCGTGCCGAGGCAGAGGCAAAGGTGTCGGAGGCGCTGGAGGCACTATGACTCGGATTGACATAGTTCACTATGTGAACCAACCTATCAACAGTGGCCCGGGCGAGGAGGAGTCGTCAGGGTCGAGGGGAGGTCAGCCATGCAGGCTTTGACAGGGCTCAGGATCGCCGATTTCAGCTGGGTGGGGGCCGGACCGCGCGCCACCAAGGATCTGGCGGACAATGGCGCCGTGGTCGTGAAGGTCGAGAGCGCCAAGCGCCTCGATCTTGGCCGCAAGTCGCCACCCTTCGCGCGGGGCGAGCGAGCCAACCCGGATGCCTCGGCCTTCTTTGCCCAGACCAACACCTCCAAAAAAAGCGTCACCATCAATCTGACCGAACCGGAAGGGCAGGCGCTCGCACGGCGTCTGGTAGCATGGGCCGATGTGGTGGTGGAGAATTTCGGGCCGGGCTACATGGAGCGCATCGGCCTGAGCTGGCCGGAACTCTGCAAGATCAAACCGGGCATCATCCTTGCGTCCGTGTCAGTCGCCGGGCGCACCGGCCCGATGTCTGGCTTTCGCGGCTATGGCAACTCGGCCGCCGCGCACTCCGGCCACGCTGACATGACCGGCTGGCCAGGGTCGGAGCCGCACATGCCGCCCTATGCCTACGGCGATGTGGTGGCGCCCATGTTCCTGACGGTGGCGATCCTCTCGGCGCTCGAAGAGCGTGAGCGCACCGGGCAGGGGTCTTGGGTCGACGTCAGCCAGATCGAGCCCATGGCCCATGTGATTGCCGATCTCTTTGCCGGGATGCCCGCGGACAAGCCCGCCAATGCCGACCCGCTGATGCATCCGCACGGGGTGTTTCCCTGCCGAGGCGACGACCGCTGGATTGCCATTGCCTGCGAAAATGACCAGCAGCGGGCGGCGCTGACAGCGGTGTTGGGCACAGGCGACCTCGCGGAGCAGACCTGTGAGCACGATGCCTTCGATCTCGCCGAAAGGCTCGCATCTGCCGGCGTCCCTGCCGCCCCGGTACGCGACGGCAAGGCGCTTTCCGAACATGAGGCGTTGCGGGCGGCCGGCCACTTTGTGGAGGTCGAGCACGCGGTACTTGGACCTTCCGCCATGCCCGCGCCACCCATGGTGATGGAGGCCACCCCGCATGCCGTCGGCCCTGCGCCGCTGCTTGGGGAGCACAATGCGGAGGTGTTCGAGGGCGTTCTCGGGATGGAGCGCGCCGAGGTCGACCGATTGAAGCAGGCGGGGGTGATCGCATGAGCCAGCTCGACGGGATCCGCGTGGTGGTGCTGGCAGACAGGCTGGTGGATCTTGGTGCCCGGATGCTGGCAGAGCTCGGGGCCGAGGTGGTGCTGGCGCAGGCGGGGGATGGGCTGACGCACGAGCGGGCTCTGGCGTGGCGCCGGGGTCTTGCAACCGCTGACGAGGCGCTGCCCGACCTTCTGGCCAAGGCCGATATCCTTCTGGATGACCGCCGCACCGAAACGGACCGCCCCGAGGTGGATGCCCTCGCCGCTGCAAACCCCTCGCTTGTCCATGTGGTCGCCACCGGCTTTCCGCAGGGCGACCCCCGCCCCGTGACCGACCTGACCCTGATGGCCGAATCCGGCCTGATGCATGTAACCGGAACCAGGGAGGCCCCGCCGCTGCGTCTGCCCGGAGAGCAGGCCTATGCGCTCACCGGCATTCAGGTGGCAACCGCCGCTTTGATGGGTCTCGCGGCACGTCGGCGCATCGGCAAGGGGCAGCGCATCACGGTTTCGGCGCTGCAATCCGCGGCTCTGGCCAATTACCGCGAGGCGGTGATGTACGATTGGACAGGTCGCATCGGCACCCGAAAGGGCAACCTACTGGTGCGCGGCAGCTCAGGAGTGCGGCAGGTCTGGCCCTGTGCGGACGGCTTCGTGACGTGGTCGATGGTCGACAACCCGGGCATGATGCGGGCCGTCGTGCGGCAGATGGAGGTCGAGGGTGCAGCCGGTGAACTCTCTGGTATCGACTGGGATAGCATCCTCGTGGCCGAGACCGAGCAGGCCACGATCGACAGGTGGCAGGCCCTCGTCGCGAGCTTCTTTGCCGCCCATACCCGGGCCGAACTCGGGGGGTGGTCCCTTGAGCAGGGCTGGGGCCTTTCGACAATTGTAACTCTGCCGGAGGTTCGCGACAGCGCGCACCTGAAGGCGCGCGGCCTGTTTCGCGACGGTCTGCCCGGCCCGCTGTTTCAAACCCATCCGCCCGTGGTGCCGACATGACAGGCACCCTCGCTGGGCTTCGTGTGCTCGACTTTTCCCGGTTGCTGCCCGGCCCCTACTGCACGTGGCTGATGGCCGATCAGGGGGCGGAGGTGATCCGGGTCGAAAACCCTCGCGAGCTGGCCAAGCAGGCGAGGGTCTTTGGCTGGGACAGGCTCTCGCCCGAGCAGATGGCCCGACAACGCGGGCGCGACATGCTGGCACGCGGCAAGAAATCGGTGATGCTCGATATGGGCGATCCGGCGGCCCAGAAGGCGCTGCGCCAACTTGCGGCCAGCTGTGACATGGTGGTGGAAGACTATCGCCCGGGCGTGCTCGACGGCCTCGGGCTGGGTTATGAAGACATGGCGCCAAACAACAAGGCACTGGTCTACGTGAGCCTCACCCTCACCGGGGCCACCGGCCCGCTGGCGGGCAAACCGGGGCATGACCCTGTGGCACTCGCCCTGTCGGGCGTGCTCTCGCGCTGCGGAGAGGATCCGGAGGCTCCGGGGCTGCCCGGTATCCCCGCGGCCGATATCGCCACCGGCGCGCATGCCGCCTTTGCTGCCATGGCGGCCTGGCATGCCGCCAAGGCGACGGGGCAGGGGCGGCATGTGGATGTGTCGATGGCCGATTGCTCCATGACCATGGTGGCCAACATCCTGTCGCGCCACGAAAATCCTGCCGATGCCCCGCCACGCGGCGCCCGCCGGGCCGATCTTGGCCTTTGGAAATGCGCGGATGGCAAATGGATCTGCACCACCGACATGGAGCCGCGCTACTGGGCACGGTTCTGCGAGGCGATGGGCACGCCGGAGTTTGCCGATGCACAGATGGACGCCTCGCGTCGTGACGAGATCCGCGAGGCGCTCGCATCGCTCTTTGCGGCCCACCCGCGCAGTCACTGGCTCGCGCTCTTCGAGCGTACCGAAACCCAGTTTGCGCCGGTCAACGATGTCGCCGAAGCCCTTGCCGAGCCGCATTTTCGCGCCCGTGGCATGGTGGTGGAGGTCGAGGCCCCGGGCGGGGCGCTCACGCAGCTCGGCCCGCCGGTCCGGCTCGGTGGAGAGCCCCGGCCGACACCGGCACAGCTTCCCGGCGCGGATACCCGAACCGTGCTCGCCAGCCTCGGACTCGATGCAAAAGCCATTACCGCGCTTTACGGCGCTCCGCAGAAGACCTGACATAAAGGGAGGAACCTTATGAAACTTGTCAGCACCCTCACCGCCATGACCGCCGCACTGGCCGCGCTGCCTGCGTTCGCGGCCGATTTCACGCTCACCTACGCCTCGCCCTACACCGAGGCCCACCCCTACGGCGCGGCCGATGCCGAGTGGATCGCCCGGATCGAAGAGCAGACCGGCGGGCGGGTGGAGATCACCCCCTACTGGGGCCGCTCGCTGATCACCTCGCGCGAAGGGGTCGATGAGCTGGCCGCCGGGGTGGCCGACATGGCCTATATCGCCCCCATCTACGCCCGCTCCGGCTATGACATGAACCGCCTCGTGCCGGGCATGTTCTATGGCTACACCGAGCCCAAGGATGTGCTCGATGTCTACATGAAGCTCTGGGACGAATATCCTGTTTTCGCTGAAGAACTGGGCGATGTTAAAGTGCTCGGCTACAACGTTGGCACCCCGATGCACCTGCTGTTGCGCGAGAAGCCGGTCGAAAGCCTCGAAGACCTGAAAGGCCTGCGCATCCGCTCGGCGGTCGACTTCATCGGCCCGCTGGCGGCCTATGGCGCCGAGGGCGTGACAATGCCGATGACAGAAACCTATCCGGCGCTCGAAAAGGGCGTGGTCGACGGGGTAATCGCGCCCTATGAGGCGCTCAAATCCCTGAGCTTTGCAGAGGTCGTGGGGTTCTACTCCGAACTGCCCCACAGCCGCGGCGCCTATCCGAGCCGGGGCATCAACACAGCCGCCTGGGACAAGCTGCCCGAAGACATTCAGCAGGTGCTGATGGACAACGTCGAATGGCTCTCGCTGCGCACCCTCGAACTGGCGCAGGAGGCAGAGGACGCCGGCCGGGCCTATGGCGAGGAGAAGGGCGTGGTGTTCAACGACGTGTCGGACGAGATGAAGACCGAGTATTCCACCAAGTTCGCCCCGGCGATGGAGGAAGTGGCCGGCAAGCTCGACGCGGAAGGCAAGCCCGGCACCGAAGTGCTCAAAGCCATCCGCGCCGCCCACGGCGACGCGATGTAGGATGCTGGCAACCGGCGGAAGGCCACGCTTTCCGCCGGTGCCGAGGAAAGGCAGATCATGCAGGTAGCAGAACGCATCTTGGGTCGGATCGTTGCCGTGGCGGCGCTTATCGGTGTGGCCTCTCTGGTCGCGCTGATGGCGTTGACGGTGGTAACTGTCACGTTCCGGGCCATTTCGGTGGCCTTTCCGGGCACTTACGTTCTGGCCGAGCTGCTGTTGATCCCGGCTGTGGCCTTCTCGCTGACCTATGCCGCATGGTGTGGCGCGCATACGAGGGTGGAGCTGCTGACAGACCGGCTTCCGCGCCGGATCTCGGGGCCACTCAACGGGCTGATGCTGGCGGCTGGCTGCGGTTTCTGGGGCTTCGTCGCCTTTTCCGCCTATGAAGATGCTCTGAAACATGGCGCCCAGGGCGAAGTCACGCCGCTGCTCGATATTCCCGTCGCCCCGTTTCGCTGGCTCATGGTCGTGGCCCTCGGGCTGCTGATCGTCGTCCTCCTCTTTCGCGCCCTTCAGGCCGCTCTCGGACAGGAACCCACAGAATGACCCCCGTTGCTGCCGGTTTCCTTGGCGTATCCCTGCTGTTCGGCCTGCTGGGTCTCGGTATGCCAATCGGCTTTGCCATGGGGCTGGTCGGCGCCTTCGGCTTTGCCATGCTGCTCACCTTCAAGGCCGCGCTCATCAAGGTGGGGGTGGTCGCCTTCGACCTGTCCACCAACTATGCCATCGGCACGGTGCCGCTGTTCCTGTTCATGGCGCATATCCTCTTTGCCAGCGGCATCGGGCGCGATCTCTACGATTTTGCCGCCCGCTGCCTGGGCCACCGTCGCGGCGGGCTGGCCATGGCCACCATCGGCGCCTCGGCGGGGTTTGCTTCGGTCAACGCCTCATCCCTCGCAACCACCGCCACCATGGGGCTGGTGGCGCTGCCGGAGATGCGCAAGCACGGTTATTCCAACGCCCTGGCGGCCGGGTCCGTGGCGGCGGGCGGCACGATCGGCTCGCTCATTCCACCCTCGGGCATGTTCATCATCTACGGCATCCTGACCGAAACCTCGATCGGCGACATGTTTGCCGCCGGCATCGTGCCCGGCGTGCTGCTCGCCCTCTTCTACATGGCCGTCATCGCCATTCGCTGCCGGATCAACCCGGCGGCAGGGCCGGCGGGGCCGCGGTTTTCATGGCGCGAGCGCTGGGACGGGCTGAAGCGCACGGGCGATGTGATCCTGCTGTTTTTCCTCGTCATGGGCGGGATCATCTGGGGCTGGTTCACCCCCACGGAGGCCGGGGCCATGGGCGCCTTCGGGGCGCTGTTGATCGCCGGATTGCGGGGGCGGCTCGGATTTTCGGAGGTGCGAGAGGCGGTCTACGACACGCTGAAGACCACCGGCATGATCTTTGGCATCCTCTTCGGGGCGCTGGTGTTCAATGCCTTTGTCACCGTCACCACCATTCCGCACCACGTGGTCGGCTGGGTGACGGGCTCAGGCCTGCCCGCTCTGGCGGTCCTGTTGCTGATCCTGCTGGTCTATTTCTTTCTCGGCATGATCCTCGATGCCTCCGCGATGATGACCCTGACCGTGCCGCTCTTCTTCCCGCTCATCATGGGGCTGGACCTCTGGGTGGTGGGCGAGGGGGCCAAGGCGGTGTTCTTCGGGGTGCTGGTGGTACGGATGACGGAGATCGCGCTGATCACGCCACCGGTGGGCATGAACGTCTATGTGCTCTCCGGGGTGGCCCGCGACATACCTCTGTCCACCATGTTCAGGGGCACGGCGGCCTTCGTTCTGGCCGATGTGGTGCATGTTGCCCTGCTGCTCGCGCTTCCGGCGCTTATCCTTTGGCTTCCGGGCCTCTGACCAGGCTCGCCAACCGCCGCGCCAACTTTCCCATTGTCGATTGTCGGGAGGGTTAGTTGGCAAGGCAATTCAAGAACAGGGCACGCCGTTGCGCCGCGCGTTCGGGCGCGGGACATCCGAAGGCGTGGCGCGGCGGCAGCGTCGGCGCAGAGCTTCTCTCTCACAGGACTGAGCGCCAAAGGCTAAGCCGCATCGCGCCCCAAGGTCACCGTGTTGCGGCCCTGTGCCTTGGACAGCAGAAGCGCCTTGTCGGCCTTGTCGATCATCGCCTCCAGGGCCAAGTTGCTCTCTTCTCCGCCAGACACCAGCGTGCGGCCCGCACCATCCCCGACAGCCACGCCAATGGACACCGTCTGCCGGATACGTCCGGCAGCTGCGGAGCCGGGCAGGGCGATGGGCTCGGCGTCGATCAGGCGGCAAAGGCGGTGGGCTGCGGCGCGGGCCTCTTCCTCAGTGGTGTCGGGCATTGCCACCAGAAACTCCTCGCCGCCGATCCGCGCCACCATGTCGACATTGCGCAGGTTGTCCGAGATCCGCCTGGCCACGGCGCGCAGCACCATGTCACCAGCCGCATGACCGTGCCTGTCGTTCACCAGCTTGAAGCGGTCGAGATCCAGCACCATGACCGCAAAGCACTTTCCGGTTTCGCGGGCGCGGTCGCTGAGCCGGGCGAGGTGCGAGAGCGCGTAGCGCCGGTTGTAGAGGCCGGTGAGCGAGTCCGTGACCGCCAGTTTCAGCCCGTCGCGCACGCGCCGACGGAGCCGGTCGTGCTCGCGTTTGCGGGCGACGAGTGTGGTGAGCCGCACGGCCAGTTCGCGCCCATCCACCGGCGCCTCGATCAGGTCGGCGGCCCCAAGGTCGAGCGCCATCGCCGCGAGCGCCGGATCGGGGCCGCTCAGGACGACGAGGGCCGCGGCGTGGCGTGACCAGCGCCGGGATCGCAGTTCGCTCATCAGGTGCAACCCGTCACCCTCGTGGCGCAGATCCGCAGCAATGACATAGATGTCCTGTAGCGCAGGCGTTGTTTCATTGAGGGCGGAGTGGCGGTCGAGCACGCTGATGCGATGGGGCAGAAGACTGGCCAAAGCATCGCGCCAGCTCTGGGCGGTGGCAATGTCCCGCGCCACCAGCGCAATCCGGGCCGGGCGGGCAAACTCCTCTGCCTCCTCGGCAAAGCCGAGAGCGCGACTGGTGGTATCGCGCAGCCTCAGCTCCTCGGAGACCTCGCGCATTCGCATCAGGTTGCGAATGCGGGCGAGCAACTGGGTTTCCTCGATGGGTTTCGGCAGAAAGGCATCGGCCCCGGTCTCCAGCGCAGCGCGCATCAACTCGGCGCGGGCGACACCTTCGGCGGGGGCGCCGCTTGCGATGATGGGAATGCCGCTCAACTCCTCGTCGGCCCGTAGGGCCCGGCAGGCCGCCAGTCCCGGCGCGCCCGGACGGTCGGCGTCGAGCATCACCAGCCTCGGTCGGATGGTGCGTACGAGGCTCACAATGTCCTGCCCGGTGCTGCTGGCCACAACATCGTAGCAGGCCGCCGCGAGCTTGACCTTCAG of Oceanicola sp. 502str15 contains these proteins:
- a CDS encoding TRAP transporter substrate-binding protein, whose amino-acid sequence is MKLVSTLTAMTAALAALPAFAADFTLTYASPYTEAHPYGAADAEWIARIEEQTGGRVEITPYWGRSLITSREGVDELAAGVADMAYIAPIYARSGYDMNRLVPGMFYGYTEPKDVLDVYMKLWDEYPVFAEELGDVKVLGYNVGTPMHLLLREKPVESLEDLKGLRIRSAVDFIGPLAAYGAEGVTMPMTETYPALEKGVVDGVIAPYEALKSLSFAEVVGFYSELPHSRGAYPSRGINTAAWDKLPEDIQQVLMDNVEWLSLRTLELAQEAEDAGRAYGEEKGVVFNDVSDEMKTEYSTKFAPAMEEVAGKLDAEGKPGTEVLKAIRAAHGDAM
- a CDS encoding TRAP transporter small permease yields the protein MQVAERILGRIVAVAALIGVASLVALMALTVVTVTFRAISVAFPGTYVLAELLLIPAVAFSLTYAAWCGAHTRVELLTDRLPRRISGPLNGLMLAAGCGFWGFVAFSAYEDALKHGAQGEVTPLLDIPVAPFRWLMVVALGLLIVVLLFRALQAALGQEPTE
- a CDS encoding CoA transferase, with amino-acid sequence MSQLDGIRVVVLADRLVDLGARMLAELGAEVVLAQAGDGLTHERALAWRRGLATADEALPDLLAKADILLDDRRTETDRPEVDALAAANPSLVHVVATGFPQGDPRPVTDLTLMAESGLMHVTGTREAPPLRLPGEQAYALTGIQVATAALMGLAARRRIGKGQRITVSALQSAALANYREAVMYDWTGRIGTRKGNLLVRGSSGVRQVWPCADGFVTWSMVDNPGMMRAVVRQMEVEGAAGELSGIDWDSILVAETEQATIDRWQALVASFFAAHTRAELGGWSLEQGWGLSTIVTLPEVRDSAHLKARGLFRDGLPGPLFQTHPPVVPT
- a CDS encoding CaiB/BaiF CoA-transferase family protein — protein: MTGTLAGLRVLDFSRLLPGPYCTWLMADQGAEVIRVENPRELAKQARVFGWDRLSPEQMARQRGRDMLARGKKSVMLDMGDPAAQKALRQLAASCDMVVEDYRPGVLDGLGLGYEDMAPNNKALVYVSLTLTGATGPLAGKPGHDPVALALSGVLSRCGEDPEAPGLPGIPAADIATGAHAAFAAMAAWHAAKATGQGRHVDVSMADCSMTMVANILSRHENPADAPPRGARRADLGLWKCADGKWICTTDMEPRYWARFCEAMGTPEFADAQMDASRRDEIREALASLFAAHPRSHWLALFERTETQFAPVNDVAEALAEPHFRARGMVVEVEAPGGALTQLGPPVRLGGEPRPTPAQLPGADTRTVLASLGLDAKAITALYGAPQKT
- a CDS encoding CaiB/BaiF CoA-transferase family protein, whose translation is MQALTGLRIADFSWVGAGPRATKDLADNGAVVVKVESAKRLDLGRKSPPFARGERANPDASAFFAQTNTSKKSVTINLTEPEGQALARRLVAWADVVVENFGPGYMERIGLSWPELCKIKPGIILASVSVAGRTGPMSGFRGYGNSAAAHSGHADMTGWPGSEPHMPPYAYGDVVAPMFLTVAILSALEERERTGQGSWVDVSQIEPMAHVIADLFAGMPADKPANADPLMHPHGVFPCRGDDRWIAIACENDQQRAALTAVLGTGDLAEQTCEHDAFDLAERLASAGVPAAPVRDGKALSEHEALRAAGHFVEVEHAVLGPSAMPAPPMVMEATPHAVGPAPLLGEHNAEVFEGVLGMERAEVDRLKQAGVIA
- a CDS encoding diguanylate cyclase; translation: MPGKVLIVDDVPTNRVALKVKLAAACYDVVASSTGQDIVSLVRTIRPRLVMLDADRPGAPGLAACRALRADEELSGIPIIASGAPAEGVARAELMRAALETGADAFLPKPIEETQLLARIRNLMRMREVSEELRLRDTTSRALGFAEEAEEFARPARIALVARDIATAQSWRDALASLLPHRISVLDRHSALNETTPALQDIYVIAADLRHEGDGLHLMSELRSRRWSRHAAALVVLSGPDPALAAMALDLGAADLIEAPVDGRELAVRLTTLVARKREHDRLRRRVRDGLKLAVTDSLTGLYNRRYALSHLARLSDRARETGKCFAVMVLDLDRFKLVNDRHGHAAGDMVLRAVARRISDNLRNVDMVARIGGEEFLVAMPDTTEEEARAAAHRLCRLIDAEPIALPGSAAAGRIRQTVSIGVAVGDGAGRTLVSGGEESNLALEAMIDKADKALLLSKAQGRNTVTLGRDAA
- a CDS encoding 2-hydroxyacyl-CoA dehydratase family protein gives rise to the protein MSCARDATGYQRDWLKGLRGKITAGEPFAFVNADTPHELFHFMDVPMVTNQWWSAVISAKQQAPYYFDFMEEEGFHAHLPRYSSLGLMAQIEGDTSRQPWGGLPAPALLCARASSDEHPRIFQRWAEETGAPLHLISAPAVPDPAPDWWSLARDDWEGFYGTARLDLVVSEMRELIVALEQLTGRRFDEAGFARYMEAIDRQEKILEEVSEMIAGAPRVPMGIGEQMPNVMIPQWHRGTDWALSHAGAFKSEVAGRIERGEGPCENERIRMMWIGAGLWFDTDFYRAFEESHGAVFAWSMYLPFAADGYIRASHGDPLRALAARVSAMNEQLHQPPWVNAWMVREAKRARIDVALMLIPEHDRFSGYGSLFAKKALEEAGVKVVEIWSDMVDPRKWNRAEAEAKVSEALEAL
- a CDS encoding TRAP transporter large permease, with the translated sequence MTPVAAGFLGVSLLFGLLGLGMPIGFAMGLVGAFGFAMLLTFKAALIKVGVVAFDLSTNYAIGTVPLFLFMAHILFASGIGRDLYDFAARCLGHRRGGLAMATIGASAGFASVNASSLATTATMGLVALPEMRKHGYSNALAAGSVAAGGTIGSLIPPSGMFIIYGILTETSIGDMFAAGIVPGVLLALFYMAVIAIRCRINPAAGPAGPRFSWRERWDGLKRTGDVILLFFLVMGGIIWGWFTPTEAGAMGAFGALLIAGLRGRLGFSEVREAVYDTLKTTGMIFGILFGALVFNAFVTVTTIPHHVVGWVTGSGLPALAVLLLILLVYFFLGMILDASAMMTLTVPLFFPLIMGLDLWVVGEGAKAVFFGVLVVRMTEIALITPPVGMNVYVLSGVARDIPLSTMFRGTAAFVLADVVHVALLLALPALILWLPGL